The Sabethes cyaneus chromosome 1, idSabCyanKW18_F2, whole genome shotgun sequence DNA segment GAAGAATCGCTAGAGAAGGACACGAAGGATAAacaggtggaaagtgaaggatCAAAATTGAACGGTGATAAGTCGGTTGGAAATGAGATTCTACCGGATGAGTTGCAGTTTATGAGATCGGCAATAAAGATCGTTAAAGCACCGGACTTATCGCAAGATAAGGAAAGCCACAAGATGTCCGAGATGCTTAATGAATTTCTCGAGAATCACGAACGCATGATTCAGAAGATGGAAAACGAAATCGATGAAATTAATCGGAGCGTTCCGGGTGACGACGATGAAGCGGACAAGCCGTTGACACCGGAGCAAATAGAGGCAAATGAGGCGTTCGATCGGGCGATGGCTGTGCTAAACAAAACCAAAGTCGATAAGCTGCAGGGCCATAAGTTGATGTTGGAAGCTGCCAACAAGGGACATCCGCTTGCCCGAAGTCACGTTGCTTGGGCTCAGCTGCTCGGACACCCGgtgcatatggatattgagtcgGCGAAGAAAACGTTCCTGGAACTGGCCGAAACCGGTTTGCCCGAGGCTCAAATGGGCCTCGGTTTCATGTATGCCACCGGAATTGGGTTCAACGTTAGTCAGGGTAAAGCGTTGGTTTACTATACGGTTGCCGCATTGGGTGATAATTCTTGGGCTCAGATGGCTCTCGGCTATCGCTACTGGGCTGGTGTGGGAGTACCGAATAGTTGCGAAACGGCGTTGGATTTCTACAGGAAAGTTGCCACTAAAGTGGCGAATTTGGTGACCTTTTCCGGTGGTGCGGCGGTTCATCGCATTCGTCTGTTGGATGAAGTCGAAAATTCGGGACCAAGTTCGGGGATTTTGGATAATGATTTGATTGATTATTATCAATTGCTGGCGGATAAAGGAGACGTTCAAGCACAGGTGGGATTGGGACAGTTGCACTATCAGGGTGGCCGCGGGATACCGCTTGACCATCAGAAAGCGCTGCAGTACTTCAGTCAGGCTGCCAATGCAGGTAATGCCGTAGCGATGGCATTCCTGGGGAAGATCTATCTGGAGGGAAGCGATAATATTAAAGCCGACAATGATACTGCGTTCAAATACTTTAAGAAGGCAGCCGATTTGGGAAATCCCGTTGGTCAAAGTGGGCTGGGAATTATGTTTCTTCAGGGTAAAGGCGTTCCGAAGGATACGGCCAAAGCGCTTAAGTATTTCACTCAAGCTGCCGACCAAGGCTGGGTCGACGGTCAGTTGCAGCTGGGAAACATGTACTTCAGTGGAATTGGTGTGAAAAGGGACTTTAAATTGGCGAATAAGTATTTCAATTTGGCGTCGCAGTCCGGTCACGTGTTGGCCTTCTACAACCTCGGTCAGATGCATGCCGTTGGCTTAGGGATGATGCGATCTTGTCCCACCGCTGTTGAACTGTTTAAAAATGTAGCAGAACGTGGCAAATGGGCCGAACGGATGATGGCTGCCCATCAGGACTACCGGGCGTATCGTTTCGAGGAAGCTTTCATGCAGTACGCGCTGATGTCGGAACTGGGCTACGAAGTAGCTCAAAGTAATGCGGCGTTCCTGCTCGATCGGGGTGAAATCAACCTGTTTAAGGCAAGAGACGAAGAGCTGATTAGAGCACTGCAATTCTGGGGCCGTGCAGCGGCCCAAGGTTATTCGGCTGCTCAGGT contains these protein-coding regions:
- the LOC128736018 gene encoding protein sel-1 homolog 1, which produces MRVLFLCCVVLLLFGDAWSELELKGPEEESVRRKAVENEKEPDERETSNERKSAEGLLEESLEKDTKDKQVESEGSKLNGDKSVGNEILPDELQFMRSAIKIVKAPDLSQDKESHKMSEMLNEFLENHERMIQKMENEIDEINRSVPGDDDEADKPLTPEQIEANEAFDRAMAVLNKTKVDKLQGHKLMLEAANKGHPLARSHVAWAQLLGHPVHMDIESAKKTFLELAETGLPEAQMGLGFMYATGIGFNVSQGKALVYYTVAALGDNSWAQMALGYRYWAGVGVPNSCETALDFYRKVATKVANLVTFSGGAAVHRIRLLDEVENSGPSSGILDNDLIDYYQLLADKGDVQAQVGLGQLHYQGGRGIPLDHQKALQYFSQAANAGNAVAMAFLGKIYLEGSDNIKADNDTAFKYFKKAADLGNPVGQSGLGIMFLQGKGVPKDTAKALKYFTQAADQGWVDGQLQLGNMYFSGIGVKRDFKLANKYFNLASQSGHVLAFYNLGQMHAVGLGMMRSCPTAVELFKNVAERGKWAERMMAAHQDYRAYRFEEAFMQYALMSELGYEVAQSNAAFLLDRGEINLFKARDEELIRALQFWGRAAAQGYSAAQVKLGDYHYYGLGTLVDFETAASHYRMASEQQHNAQAMFNLGYMHEQGLGMKKDIHLAKRCYDLAAETSTDAKVPVSLALMKLQLLFKLESLKESPFNVLFSLDENIASNWDLYLITLLTVLLGAALYFRRPPGPGAANAVPTPQQQPQPQPRQQPPPDEVPLVERPSTSTSTADATPSSSTDNGSQPRRQQREDTPQ